A section of the Paenibacillus aurantius genome encodes:
- a CDS encoding ABC transporter permease: protein MMIPVIAYYVIFHYAPMYGAVIAFKEYTPIKGIIGSEWVGLRHFQDFFGSYYFWRILKNTVIISLYALCFEFPMPIILAILINELRNRKFQRFVQTVTYMPYFISLIVICGMIKDFTNSGGIINTLFTYLGFDDKAMLQKPEMFRSIYILSEIWQKIGWESIIYIAALMSIDQEQYEAARIDGASRWKQIWNITLPGILPTIVIMFILRMGNMLNVGFEKIILLYNPSTYDTADVISSFVYRKGLLEFGWSYSSAVGLFNSVINLTLLILANKISRRVSENSLW, encoded by the coding sequence ATGATGATTCCCGTCATCGCCTACTATGTCATCTTCCACTATGCCCCCATGTACGGGGCGGTGATCGCCTTCAAGGAATACACCCCGATCAAGGGGATTATTGGAAGCGAGTGGGTGGGGCTGCGGCATTTTCAGGACTTCTTCGGCAGCTATTATTTCTGGAGGATTCTGAAGAATACGGTCATCATCTCGCTGTACGCACTCTGCTTCGAGTTTCCGATGCCCATCATCCTCGCCATCCTCATCAACGAGCTGAGGAACCGGAAGTTTCAGCGGTTCGTGCAGACGGTGACGTATATGCCGTACTTCATCTCCCTGATCGTCATCTGCGGGATGATCAAGGATTTTACGAACAGCGGCGGGATCATCAATACCTTGTTCACCTACCTCGGGTTCGACGACAAGGCCATGCTGCAGAAGCCGGAAATGTTCCGTTCCATCTACATCCTCTCCGAAATCTGGCAGAAGATCGGCTGGGAATCCATCATCTACATCGCGGCCCTTATGAGCATCGACCAGGAGCAGTACGAAGCCGCCCGCATCGACGGGGCCAGCCGCTGGAAGCAGATCTGGAACATTACCCTTCCGGGCATTCTGCCGACGATCGTCATCATGTTCATCCTCCGCATGGGGAACATGCTGAACGTCGGCTTCGAGAAGATCATTCTGCTCTATAACCCGAGCACCTACGACACGGCGGACGTCATTTCTTCGTTCGTGTACCGCAAAGGGCTTCTGGAGTTCGGCTGGAGCTACAGTTCGGCGGTGGGGCTGTTCAACTCGGTAATCAACCTGACCCTGCTCATTCTGGCCAACAAGATAAGCCGCCGGGTAAGCGAGAACAGCCTATGGTAA
- a CDS encoding type 2 periplasmic-binding domain-containing protein yields the protein MKSNRRKLLSMLVLTTLTGSLAAACSSTKSADPAPSTGPDNSSAPAGATSYPLKSAKTLTYWSELAGNLTGVKSAHADVPFFQDWQKKTGVPLKFSAPPTNQAKEALNVLLASGELPDMIEYDWLGAFPGGPEKAIKDGYILKLNDVIDKYAPNLKKYLKEHPEIDKQVKTDNGSYYAFPFIRGDDYLRVYQGPILRKDWLDELGLPIPQTIDDWYTTLKAFKEKKGAAAAFSVISAPRPFNELGNGAFAGAFGVTRDFYLDNGAIKFGPAEKGYKEFLATFRKWYEEGLIDKNFATVDQKALDANISSGATGATVNNAGGGIGKWMPILTAKDPKALLVGAPYPVVKKGDTPFYGQKDAAYSPGGQVAITATSKNAELAARMLDYGYTEEGHMFFNFGTEGTSYKMENGYPKYTDLLLKNPDKLAPAQAMSLYIRGNYNGPFVQDKRYIEQYLGLPSQREAITQWQKTDVDKHKLPAITATPEESTELGKIMTDLNTLVDEMTLKIILGTEPVDAFDKYVEKFKSVKLDRAIQIKQAALDRYNKR from the coding sequence ATGAAGTCCAACCGACGCAAGCTCTTATCCATGCTTGTCCTCACTACCCTGACAGGTAGTCTGGCGGCCGCCTGCTCTTCTACCAAAAGCGCAGATCCTGCTCCTTCAACGGGTCCCGACAACAGCTCCGCACCGGCGGGCGCCACCAGCTATCCCTTGAAATCGGCCAAAACCCTCACCTACTGGAGCGAGCTCGCCGGCAACCTGACCGGGGTGAAATCGGCCCATGCCGACGTTCCATTCTTCCAAGACTGGCAGAAGAAGACCGGCGTTCCCCTGAAATTCTCGGCACCGCCGACGAACCAGGCGAAGGAAGCGCTGAACGTGCTGCTGGCGTCGGGCGAGCTTCCCGATATGATCGAATACGACTGGCTGGGGGCGTTCCCCGGAGGGCCGGAGAAGGCCATCAAGGACGGCTACATTCTCAAGCTGAACGATGTAATCGACAAGTACGCCCCCAACCTGAAAAAATATTTGAAGGAGCATCCCGAGATCGACAAGCAGGTCAAGACGGACAACGGCAGCTACTATGCGTTTCCTTTTATCCGCGGCGACGATTACCTGAGGGTGTACCAGGGGCCGATTCTCCGCAAGGACTGGCTGGATGAGCTCGGTCTTCCGATTCCGCAGACGATCGACGACTGGTACACCACCCTGAAGGCTTTCAAGGAGAAAAAAGGTGCGGCGGCCGCCTTCTCCGTCATCAGCGCGCCGCGCCCGTTCAATGAGCTGGGCAACGGGGCCTTTGCCGGGGCGTTCGGCGTCACCCGCGATTTCTATCTGGACAACGGCGCGATCAAGTTCGGGCCGGCGGAGAAGGGGTACAAGGAGTTCCTCGCGACCTTCCGCAAATGGTACGAGGAAGGCTTGATCGACAAGAACTTCGCCACGGTGGACCAGAAGGCTCTCGACGCCAACATATCGTCCGGCGCGACCGGCGCGACGGTTAACAATGCGGGCGGGGGCATCGGCAAATGGATGCCGATTCTCACAGCCAAGGACCCTAAAGCACTGCTCGTGGGAGCCCCTTATCCGGTGGTGAAGAAGGGGGATACCCCGTTCTACGGACAGAAGGACGCCGCCTACTCGCCGGGCGGCCAGGTGGCGATCACGGCCACCTCGAAGAACGCCGAGCTCGCCGCGAGAATGCTCGATTACGGCTATACCGAGGAAGGCCACATGTTCTTCAACTTCGGAACCGAAGGAACCTCCTACAAGATGGAGAACGGCTATCCGAAATATACCGATCTGCTTCTGAAGAATCCGGATAAGCTGGCTCCGGCCCAGGCGATGTCCCTCTATATCCGAGGCAACTACAATGGTCCGTTCGTGCAGGATAAACGGTACATTGAGCAGTATCTGGGCCTGCCTTCCCAACGGGAAGCGATCACCCAGTGGCAGAAGACCGACGTCGACAAGCATAAGCTGCCGGCCATCACCGCCACGCCGGAAGAGAGCACGGAGCTCGGCAAGATCATGACCGACCTGAACACACTGGTCGATGAAATGACGCTCAAGATCATCCTTGGCACCGAGCCGGTCGACGCCTTCGACAAATATGTAGAGAAATTCAAATCCGTTAAGCTGGACCGCGCCATTCAGATCAAGCAGGCCGCTCTGGACCGCTACAACAAACGTTAA
- a CDS encoding helix-turn-helix domain-containing protein yields MQGLRFSFNKRSIVLTWFLSYAVILLLPVIIGILVYFESSRTLKEEIDSANESLLKQVREVMDNQFQTMERLNLEMTWNLKVQEVLFSNKYEVFPKDYEYDLYQISQELKVYKTSYSFIDLFYLYLNGDDKVILPGTVRGGAFAYATLHKTEGFPFSAWSSLLKRTNNRGFVPMYRITDDGKLEKTVAYVSSYPMEKDGPSASNVIMIDQARILGAIRNVELFNKGHVFILNQENQVLVSNSDTAGDSWPIDALADSSKLLYKSPEGEEFEVMKIGSARSGLQYVSMVPRSLYWSKAEHVRRLTFMSMAVSLLGGGLLMTVFLRMNYHPVRRLVQAFSRQSASQSTQPYNEFRFLQEAVDRTLLEVDQIRMRMEQQRHVLRSNFITRLLRGRPGSEIPVAEALTTFGMKFESGDFGVLLLVVEESAAFFERFPDSDEGNRWKLLHFIVMNVMEELANQNNAGYAAEVDEMLACLVNLTMEDRSKQQEELLRIAREAQAFLAAQYHIHLTVSISGIHSGLAGIARAFGEAVDAMEYKLVMGRKEILSYGEIRPNRTRETENGYYYPLQVERQLMGHVKLGETEKAEALLHDIIERNVKRPGVSVLLARLLMMDLVSTMLKTIGETGEQGESFLQRGPKPLEPLLTGGTVGEMHEGLTLLLREVCEFTGERRRQALQQSRQKGLSELIEEVKAFIEGHYRDPNLNVTMIGQQFDRKPTYLSKLFKDGTGEGLLDYINKVRVEQAKVLMKTKSVGEAASCVGFNDTNAFIRAFKKTEGLTPGKYKEALESYHHTKE; encoded by the coding sequence ATGCAGGGGCTTCGGTTTTCGTTCAACAAACGCAGTATCGTGCTGACCTGGTTCCTGTCCTACGCCGTTATTCTGCTTCTTCCCGTGATTATCGGGATCCTCGTCTATTTCGAATCCAGCCGGACGCTGAAGGAAGAGATTGACTCGGCGAACGAATCGCTGCTCAAGCAGGTACGCGAGGTCATGGACAACCAATTCCAGACGATGGAGCGGCTTAACCTCGAGATGACCTGGAACCTGAAGGTGCAGGAAGTGCTTTTTTCCAACAAATATGAGGTGTTCCCGAAGGATTACGAATACGACCTCTACCAGATTTCCCAGGAGCTTAAAGTCTACAAAACGTCTTACTCCTTCATCGACCTGTTCTATCTATACTTGAATGGGGACGACAAGGTCATTCTCCCGGGCACGGTCCGGGGAGGGGCGTTCGCCTATGCAACCCTCCATAAGACCGAAGGGTTTCCCTTTAGCGCTTGGAGCTCCCTGCTTAAGCGGACGAACAACCGGGGCTTCGTGCCCATGTACCGGATCACCGATGACGGCAAGCTGGAAAAAACGGTCGCCTATGTCAGCTCATATCCAATGGAGAAGGACGGGCCCTCGGCCTCCAATGTCATCATGATCGACCAGGCCCGTATTCTCGGGGCGATCCGCAACGTCGAGCTTTTTAACAAGGGCCATGTCTTTATTCTCAACCAAGAAAACCAGGTGCTCGTGTCGAACTCCGATACCGCCGGCGACAGCTGGCCGATCGACGCCTTGGCCGATTCTTCGAAGCTGCTGTATAAGAGTCCCGAAGGGGAAGAATTCGAGGTCATGAAGATCGGCTCGGCACGCTCCGGTCTCCAATATGTCTCGATGGTCCCGCGCAGCCTGTATTGGAGCAAGGCCGAGCATGTCCGCAGGCTGACGTTCATGAGCATGGCGGTCAGCCTGCTCGGGGGCGGTCTCCTCATGACCGTGTTCCTGAGGATGAACTATCATCCGGTGCGCCGGCTCGTTCAGGCCTTTTCCCGGCAGAGCGCATCCCAATCCACGCAGCCGTATAACGAATTCCGCTTTCTGCAGGAGGCGGTGGACCGTACGCTGCTCGAGGTGGATCAGATCCGGATGAGGATGGAGCAGCAGCGTCATGTGCTCCGGTCGAATTTCATCACCCGCCTTCTGCGCGGGAGGCCGGGGAGCGAGATTCCGGTCGCGGAGGCGCTGACAACCTTCGGCATGAAATTCGAATCCGGCGATTTCGGCGTCCTGCTCCTGGTCGTCGAGGAAAGCGCTGCTTTCTTCGAGCGCTTCCCGGACAGCGACGAAGGGAACCGGTGGAAGCTGCTGCATTTTATCGTGATGAACGTCATGGAGGAGTTGGCTAACCAGAACAATGCGGGCTATGCCGCCGAGGTGGACGAAATGCTCGCCTGCCTTGTGAATTTGACCATGGAGGACCGGAGCAAGCAACAGGAGGAGCTGCTCCGCATCGCCCGGGAAGCCCAGGCTTTCCTGGCGGCCCAGTACCACATTCACCTGACCGTCTCGATCAGCGGGATTCACAGCGGGCTGGCGGGCATAGCCCGCGCCTTCGGCGAAGCGGTGGATGCGATGGAATACAAGCTGGTGATGGGGCGCAAGGAGATCCTCTCCTATGGGGAGATCCGCCCCAACCGGACGCGCGAGACGGAGAACGGCTACTATTATCCCCTGCAGGTCGAGCGGCAGCTGATGGGCCATGTGAAGCTTGGGGAAACGGAGAAGGCGGAGGCCTTGCTCCATGACATCATTGAGCGCAACGTAAAGCGGCCGGGAGTCTCCGTTCTCCTTGCCCGGCTGCTCATGATGGACCTCGTCAGCACGATGCTGAAGACGATCGGCGAGACCGGAGAGCAGGGAGAGAGCTTCCTGCAGCGGGGGCCGAAGCCGCTGGAACCGCTTCTTACGGGCGGGACCGTGGGCGAAATGCACGAGGGGCTGACTCTGCTTCTGCGGGAGGTTTGCGAATTTACCGGAGAAAGACGGAGACAAGCGCTCCAGCAGTCCCGCCAGAAGGGCTTGAGCGAGCTGATTGAGGAAGTGAAGGCGTTTATCGAGGGCCATTACCGTGATCCGAACCTGAACGTGACGATGATCGGCCAGCAGTTCGACCGCAAGCCGACCTACCTGTCCAAGCTGTTCAAGGATGGAACGGGGGAGGGCCTCCTCGATTACATCAACAAGGTCCGGGTGGAGCAGGCGAAGGTGTTGATGAAGACCAAGAGCGTGGGGGAAGCCGCTTCCTGTGTCGGCTTCAACGACACGAACGCCTTCATCCGCGCCTTCAAAAAAACCGAGGGCCTTACCCCGGGGAAATACAAGGAGGCGCTGGAGTCCTACCACCATACGAAGGAATAG
- a CDS encoding TetR/AcrR family transcriptional regulator, with amino-acid sequence MPKLVDHRKRRELLAQAAWRVIRRAGLDGLSVRTVAEEAGMSLGSLRHYFGSQAELLAFSMRLVSEQATRRIEGLPYTGEPRADILLIIAELLPLDEVRREEAEVWLAFAAKAVSDPAIGELYREVHEQLYAGFRRMLEGLAAVGLAKPGLRLETETKRLHALVDGLVLHHAAAPERVTSEDMLAAVTLHLDSLLERPAE; translated from the coding sequence ATGCCGAAACTAGTGGATCACCGCAAACGAAGAGAGCTCCTGGCCCAGGCGGCCTGGCGCGTCATAAGAAGAGCCGGCCTCGACGGCTTGTCCGTTCGGACCGTGGCCGAGGAGGCCGGGATGTCGCTTGGCTCCCTGCGCCATTACTTTGGCAGCCAGGCGGAGCTGCTCGCCTTCTCCATGCGGCTCGTCTCCGAGCAGGCGACCCGGCGCATCGAAGGCCTCCCCTACACCGGCGAGCCGCGGGCGGACATTCTCCTGATCATCGCGGAGCTGCTGCCCCTCGACGAGGTGCGCCGGGAGGAAGCCGAGGTGTGGCTCGCGTTCGCGGCCAAGGCCGTCTCGGATCCGGCGATCGGAGAGCTGTACCGCGAGGTGCACGAGCAGCTGTACGCCGGCTTCCGCCGGATGCTGGAGGGACTGGCCGCCGTAGGGCTCGCGAAGCCGGGTCTCCGCCTCGAGACGGAGACGAAGCGGCTTCATGCCCTGGTCGACGGGCTCGTCCTTCACCATGCGGCGGCTCCGGAGCGGGTTACCTCCGAGGACATGCTGGCTGCGGTCACGCTGCATCTCGACAGCCTGCTCGAGCGGCCCGCCGAATAG
- a CDS encoding helix-turn-helix transcriptional regulator yields MKLDRLLAITMTLLNKTRVSAAELAERFEVTPRTIYRDMEAINLAGIPIVSFAGSDGGYEIMPGYRLDKQLLSMDDFSSIISALRGARSATESTELDRLLERIGALASGEGGSGKAGNVDLDFTPVPNDKEKIGPLRKAMKELRLVRFGYWDNRGAETVRTMEPMGLFLKGYIWYLYGYCRSRSDYRVFRLSRMTNLEVLSEAFVRRDYTLEDVERQFMAKADFARVKAELHFHPSVRTRVRDEFGYDPVTSHPDGSVSVNASYSSLDKAVRSILSYSSLVTVLGPPEVREEVRRHVAELAKLYEV; encoded by the coding sequence ATGAAGCTAGACCGGCTGCTTGCCATCACGATGACTTTATTGAATAAGACCCGTGTGAGCGCTGCCGAGCTGGCCGAGCGCTTCGAAGTGACCCCTCGCACCATCTACCGGGATATGGAGGCGATTAACCTCGCGGGCATTCCGATTGTGTCGTTTGCCGGTTCGGACGGAGGCTATGAGATTATGCCGGGGTACCGCCTCGACAAGCAGCTCTTGTCCATGGACGACTTCTCCTCCATCATCAGCGCCCTTCGCGGAGCCCGGTCCGCGACCGAAAGCACCGAGCTCGACCGCCTGCTGGAGCGGATAGGAGCCCTGGCTTCGGGAGAAGGGGGCTCCGGCAAAGCGGGCAACGTGGATTTGGATTTTACCCCGGTTCCGAACGACAAGGAGAAGATAGGTCCGCTCCGGAAGGCGATGAAGGAGCTGCGTCTCGTGAGGTTCGGCTATTGGGATAACCGGGGAGCGGAAACGGTCCGCACGATGGAGCCGATGGGGCTTTTTCTGAAGGGCTACATCTGGTATCTGTACGGATACTGCCGGAGCCGCTCCGATTATCGGGTCTTCCGGCTGTCTCGGATGACGAACCTGGAGGTCCTGTCCGAAGCCTTCGTCCGCCGCGATTACACCCTGGAGGATGTCGAGAGGCAGTTTATGGCCAAGGCTGACTTCGCCAGGGTGAAGGCGGAGCTTCATTTTCATCCCTCTGTGAGAACCCGGGTCCGGGACGAGTTCGGTTATGATCCGGTGACCAGCCATCCGGACGGCTCCGTGTCGGTGAACGCGAGCTATTCTTCCCTGGACAAAGCGGTCCGGAGCATTCTCAGCTATAGTTCCTTGGTGACGGTGTTGGGACCGCCGGAGGTGCGGGAGGAAGTGCGCCGGCACGTGGCGGAGCTGGCGAAGTTGTATGAAGTGTGA
- a CDS encoding winged helix DNA-binding domain-containing protein, giving the protein MSRAKPVRPQAHESPSLNRKVMSRRALNRALLARQLLLDRSPLSALEAVEHLAGLQAQSPTAPYYALWARLQNFRHEELSGLIQERKAVRLALMRSTLHLVSAADARELRPWVQAALDRGLKGSQHSRYLEGLEREELAREGRRRVEEEPLSFQELGKRLQDRWPGRDAAALCAAVRTFVPLVQLPPRGLWGRSGQAVHTSAESWLGRPLADVPDPARWILRYLAAFGPASVKDVQAWSGLARLGPEMEKLRPRLSVFLDENGVELFDLPDAPRPEEDTPVPVRFMGEFDNSLLSHADRSRIIGEEERKRVITRNGLVHSTFLVDGFVAGTWRIERAKGKALLTVEPFTPLCSGQREAIESEGRRLLGWAAEEEAPEFLLANPVKE; this is encoded by the coding sequence ATGAGCCGCGCTAAACCCGTCCGCCCTCAGGCGCATGAGAGTCCGAGCCTTAACCGGAAGGTCATGAGCCGCCGAGCCTTGAACCGCGCGCTGCTTGCCCGGCAGCTGCTGCTGGACCGTTCCCCGCTTTCCGCCCTGGAAGCGGTTGAACACTTGGCCGGGCTGCAGGCGCAGTCTCCGACCGCGCCGTATTATGCGCTTTGGGCAAGACTGCAGAACTTCCGCCACGAGGAGTTGAGCGGGCTTATCCAGGAGAGGAAGGCGGTCCGCCTCGCCCTGATGCGCTCCACCCTTCACCTGGTGTCCGCTGCGGACGCCAGGGAGCTGCGCCCCTGGGTGCAGGCCGCGCTGGACCGCGGCCTGAAGGGAAGCCAGCACAGCCGGTACCTCGAAGGGCTGGAGCGCGAGGAACTGGCCCGGGAGGGACGCCGCCGGGTCGAGGAGGAGCCGCTTTCCTTCCAGGAGCTGGGCAAGCGGCTCCAGGACCGGTGGCCCGGCCGGGATGCGGCCGCCCTCTGCGCGGCGGTGCGTACCTTCGTGCCGCTCGTTCAGCTCCCGCCGCGCGGCCTCTGGGGCCGGAGCGGCCAGGCCGTGCACACGTCCGCCGAATCGTGGCTGGGCAGGCCGCTTGCCGACGTACCGGACCCGGCCAGGTGGATTCTCCGGTACCTGGCGGCCTTCGGCCCAGCCTCCGTTAAGGATGTGCAGGCCTGGTCGGGTCTTGCCCGGCTCGGTCCGGAAATGGAGAAGCTGCGTCCGAGGCTGTCGGTCTTCCTGGATGAGAACGGCGTAGAGCTGTTCGACCTCCCGGACGCCCCTCGGCCGGAAGAGGATACGCCGGTTCCCGTCCGGTTTATGGGAGAGTTCGACAATAGTCTGCTTTCCCACGCCGACCGTTCGCGGATTATCGGGGAAGAGGAACGCAAGCGGGTGATTACCCGTAATGGACTCGTGCACTCCACCTTTCTGGTGGACGGGTTCGTTGCCGGAACGTGGCGGATTGAACGGGCCAAAGGAAAAGCCCTTCTCACCGTGGAGCCCTTCACTCCTCTCTGTTCAGGGCAGCGGGAGGCGATCGAAAGCGAGGGGCGCCGGCTGCTCGGTTGGGCAGCTGAGGAAGAAGCGCCGGAGTTCCTTTTGGCCAATCCCGTAAAGGAATAA
- a CDS encoding alpha/beta fold hydrolase, producing MHGWPSSVVEFLEMIGPLTNPRAYGGNPEDAFHVVIPSVPGFGFSGPEVEAGWTITRIARAWDELMRRLGYEQYGAHGSDCGALVARELGILKPEGLLGIHVLQLFSFPSGDPAEMAGLSEEDHKRLQFLGAFQERAGFNAIQQSRPLTLSYGLADSPAGQLAWIADLFNGFGDHVDFIGRDAFLTNVMLYWLTNTAESSSRLYYENARNPEAGQGPNTAPTGVAVFGHDFKTIRPFAERDNLNIVHWSEFERGTHFAAMDAPDLLAPDIRKFYRRFR from the coding sequence ATGCACGGATGGCCCAGCTCGGTAGTGGAGTTTCTCGAGATGATCGGGCCGCTCACCAACCCGCGGGCCTACGGCGGGAACCCGGAGGATGCCTTTCATGTGGTCATCCCCTCCGTACCCGGCTTCGGCTTCTCGGGACCGGAGGTCGAAGCCGGCTGGACGATTACCCGGATTGCCCGGGCATGGGATGAGCTGATGAGGCGCCTTGGGTATGAGCAGTACGGGGCTCATGGGAGCGACTGCGGAGCGCTGGTCGCCCGTGAGCTCGGAATCCTTAAGCCGGAGGGACTGCTCGGCATTCATGTGCTGCAGCTGTTCTCCTTTCCGTCCGGGGATCCGGCCGAAATGGCTGGTCTATCGGAAGAAGACCACAAACGGCTGCAATTTCTCGGAGCCTTTCAGGAAAGGGCCGGGTTCAACGCCATTCAGCAATCCCGGCCGCTTACGCTGTCCTACGGTTTGGCGGATTCCCCGGCCGGTCAGCTTGCCTGGATCGCCGATCTGTTCAACGGCTTCGGGGATCATGTCGATTTCATCGGCCGGGATGCCTTTCTGACGAACGTGATGCTGTACTGGCTCACCAATACGGCAGAGTCCTCGTCCCGCTTGTACTATGAGAATGCGCGCAATCCGGAAGCGGGGCAAGGGCCGAATACGGCTCCGACCGGTGTGGCGGTGTTCGGTCACGATTTCAAGACCATCCGGCCGTTTGCGGAGCGGGACAACCTCAACATCGTGCATTGGTCGGAGTTCGAGCGGGGAACCCACTTCGCGGCAATGGACGCTCCCGACCTGCTGGCGCCTGATATTCGCAAGTTTTACCGGCGCTTCCGCTAA
- a CDS encoding ABC transporter ATP-binding protein produces MNPVVEVRHLTKTYGKIDAVKDVSFKLEEGKIYGLLGRNGAGKTTIMHMLTAQLFATSGELKVFGQAPYENEEVLRRLCFIKESQRYPDIFRIVDVLESAASFFPNWDRAYAYALVEDFRLPLDRWMKKLSRGMLSAVGVIIGLASRAPLTFFDEPYLGLDAVTRALFYDRLREDYTEHPRTIVLSTHLIDEVSPLLEHVLVIRDGRLIVDEDADNLRGRAVTVMGPAAGVEAFATGKEVMDRQAFGGMLTMTVMAPGGEAVRRQAKELGLELSPVSLQQLIVRLTESPTPAKAVKTL; encoded by the coding sequence ATGAACCCGGTCGTGGAAGTACGCCATCTAACCAAAACCTATGGGAAGATAGACGCGGTGAAGGATGTCAGCTTTAAACTCGAAGAGGGCAAGATTTATGGTCTGCTCGGCCGCAACGGAGCGGGCAAAACGACGATCATGCACATGCTCACCGCCCAGCTGTTTGCGACAAGCGGGGAGCTGAAGGTGTTCGGGCAGGCCCCGTACGAGAACGAGGAGGTGCTCCGGCGCCTGTGCTTCATCAAGGAAAGCCAGCGCTATCCGGACATCTTCCGCATTGTCGATGTGCTGGAGAGCGCGGCATCCTTCTTCCCGAACTGGGACCGGGCGTACGCCTATGCGCTGGTGGAGGATTTCCGGTTGCCGCTCGACCGCTGGATGAAGAAGCTCTCACGCGGGATGCTTTCCGCCGTCGGGGTCATCATCGGCCTGGCGAGCCGGGCCCCGCTTACGTTCTTCGACGAGCCGTATCTCGGCCTAGATGCCGTCACCCGCGCTTTGTTCTACGACCGGCTGCGCGAGGATTACACCGAGCATCCGCGGACCATCGTGCTCTCCACTCACCTGATCGACGAGGTCAGTCCGCTGCTTGAGCATGTGCTCGTGATCCGGGACGGCCGGCTGATTGTTGACGAAGACGCGGATAACCTCCGGGGACGGGCGGTTACGGTCATGGGGCCGGCTGCCGGGGTAGAAGCCTTTGCGACCGGCAAGGAAGTAATGGACCGCCAAGCGTTCGGCGGCATGCTCACGATGACGGTGATGGCCCCGGGCGGAGAAGCCGTCCGCCGGCAGGCCAAGGAGCTCGGTCTCGAGCTGTCTCCGGTTTCCCTTCAGCAGCTGATTGTCCGATTGACGGAATCCCCCACTCCAGCGAAGGCGGTGAAAACCCTATGA
- a CDS encoding GntR family transcriptional regulator — MASLMEEGRPIFMQIAERIEDDIIQGGLPEESQVPSTNQFAAFYQINPATAAKGVNLLVDEGILYKKRGIGMFVAEGARSKLIEKRKDQFYEQYVVAMMKEAEKLGISGEQLADMILRGERSR, encoded by the coding sequence ATGGCCTCGTTGATGGAGGAGGGCCGCCCGATTTTTATGCAGATTGCCGAACGGATCGAAGATGACATCATACAGGGCGGACTGCCCGAGGAGTCGCAGGTTCCTTCCACGAATCAATTCGCCGCTTTTTACCAGATCAACCCGGCTACGGCGGCGAAGGGCGTTAATTTGCTGGTGGACGAAGGCATATTGTACAAGAAGAGAGGGATCGGCATGTTCGTGGCGGAGGGCGCGCGCTCGAAGCTAATCGAGAAGAGGAAGGACCAGTTCTACGAGCAGTATGTGGTCGCGATGATGAAGGAGGCGGAAAAGCTCGGCATTTCGGGCGAGCAGCTCGCCGATATGATTCTGAGAGGAGAGAGAAGCCGATGA
- a CDS encoding cation diffusion facilitator family transporter, giving the protein MEKQEAGRLAETGAWIGTAAYLILSIFKLTVGYGGRSEALTADGLNNTTDIIAMLAVIIGLRIARKPADRDHRYGHSRAETIASLVASFIMAAVGIEVLIGAVSKLAGGEVETPGWTAAWVALLCAGVMLAVYRFNLLLARRTNSHALKAAAKDNLSDAWVSLGTVAGIAGAALGLPWLDGVTAVLVGLLICWTAWTIFKEASHMLSDGFDETELEKLKSTVLGTDGVERVKDIKGRIHGNEVLVDLVIEVDKEMSVWDSHLITEKVEQVLQEEHKVKQAHVHIEPH; this is encoded by the coding sequence ATGGAGAAGCAGGAAGCCGGGCGCCTGGCCGAAACCGGTGCCTGGATCGGCACAGCGGCTTATCTCATTCTTTCCATATTTAAATTGACGGTAGGCTACGGGGGCCGGTCCGAGGCCCTTACGGCGGACGGTCTTAACAATACGACGGATATTATAGCCATGCTGGCGGTGATCATCGGTCTGAGAATCGCCCGGAAGCCGGCTGACCGCGACCACCGGTACGGGCATTCCCGGGCGGAGACGATCGCCTCGCTGGTCGCTTCCTTCATCATGGCCGCCGTGGGGATCGAGGTGCTGATTGGTGCCGTTTCGAAGCTGGCGGGCGGGGAAGTGGAGACGCCGGGCTGGACCGCGGCCTGGGTGGCGCTGCTCTGCGCGGGCGTCATGCTGGCCGTTTACCGCTTCAACCTCCTCCTGGCCCGCCGCACGAACAGCCATGCTTTGAAGGCGGCCGCCAAGGACAACCTGTCGGATGCCTGGGTCAGCCTGGGGACGGTGGCGGGGATTGCGGGTGCGGCTCTCGGCCTGCCTTGGCTCGACGGGGTTACCGCCGTTCTGGTCGGTCTGCTCATTTGCTGGACGGCGTGGACCATCTTCAAGGAGGCCTCTCACATGCTGAGCGACGGCTTCGACGAGACGGAACTCGAGAAGCTGAAGTCGACCGTGCTCGGGACGGACGGCGTGGAGAGGGTCAAGGACATCAAGGGGCGGATTCACGGCAACGAGGTGCTGGTCGATTTGGTGATCGAGGTGGACAAGGAAATGAGCGTGTGGGACAGCCACCTCATCACGGAGAAGGTCGAGCAGGTGCTGCAGGAGGAGCATAAGGTCAAGCAGGCTCATGTGCACATCGAGCCGCATTAA